From Chloroflexota bacterium, a single genomic window includes:
- a CDS encoding histidinol phosphate phosphatase domain-containing protein, whose translation MYDFHTHSSLSDGALSPIELIRRAAEKGYSAIALTDHVGLGSLERVIREVSQDCLLAREHWGIIAIPGVELTHLPPRAIAEAARRAKELGAQIVVVHGQTIVEPVQKGTNLAAVQSPDVDILAHPGLLSPEEAQSAARNGVFIEISARKGHCLSNGHVTRLAKVAGAKLLLNSDAHDSLDLVTPSLAIDILRGSGLEEKELQQVLTAHPLELLSRPALSHLV comes from the coding sequence ATATACGACTTCCACACACATAGCTCTTTGAGCGATGGGGCGCTTTCACCCATCGAGCTCATAAGACGGGCAGCCGAAAAGGGCTATAGTGCCATCGCCTTGACAGACCACGTTGGCTTGGGCTCCCTGGAGAGGGTGATCCGCGAAGTCAGCCAGGATTGCCTATTGGCTAGAGAACACTGGGGTATTATCGCCATCCCCGGTGTTGAACTCACCCACCTCCCGCCCCGGGCGATTGCCGAAGCAGCAAGGCGGGCCAAGGAACTTGGAGCGCAGATCGTCGTGGTCCACGGCCAGACCATCGTTGAACCTGTACAAAAAGGAACGAACCTGGCCGCAGTCCAATCGCCTGATGTTGATATTCTTGCCCATCCCGGATTGCTCAGCCCAGAGGAAGCGCAGTCAGCAGCAAGAAATGGGGTGTTCATCGAGATAAGTGCCCGAAAAGGGCATTGCTTGTCCAACGGACATGTCACTCGCTTGGCAAAGGTTGCCGGTGCCAAGTTATTGCTCAACTCTGATGCCCATGATAGCTTGGACTTGGTTACCCCATCACTGGCGATTGACATATTGAGGGGCTCCGGTTTGGAGGAAAAGGAACTGCAGCAAGTACTCACCGCTCATCCGCTGGAACTGCTGAGCCGACCCGCACTATCCCACCTTGTCTAG